From Levilactobacillus zymae, a single genomic window includes:
- a CDS encoding RNA methyltransferase encodes MKEKITSSQNKRVKQWRSLTTKKGRQQTQTYLLEGWHLVHEAILAHQPLTAILGTAEQLAAHADVLPGGVDCFEVTDSIAKTIGDANTPQGIFATVPLPHTAPVDPHTAQGGWLFLDQVQDPGNIGTMVRTADAAGLTGVVFGRGSASRYLPKVLRSMQGSQFHVQLVEADLHDWIQTFTTRHLPVYGTNLDPQAQDYRNVDPLTAGAIVMGNEGNGMAPDLQRLTTRNLYIPIKGQAESLNVAVAAGIVMFRLFG; translated from the coding sequence GTGAAAGAAAAAATTACATCAAGTCAAAACAAGCGCGTTAAGCAATGGCGGTCATTAACCACCAAAAAGGGACGGCAACAAACGCAAACATACCTATTAGAAGGTTGGCATCTGGTGCATGAGGCGATTTTAGCCCACCAGCCGTTAACTGCAATTTTAGGAACGGCTGAACAATTAGCGGCGCATGCCGACGTACTGCCCGGTGGCGTGGATTGCTTTGAAGTCACCGATAGCATTGCCAAAACCATCGGGGATGCCAATACGCCGCAGGGAATCTTTGCCACGGTGCCGTTGCCGCACACGGCACCCGTTGATCCGCACACGGCTCAGGGCGGTTGGCTGTTCTTAGATCAGGTCCAAGATCCTGGTAATATCGGGACCATGGTGCGGACGGCCGACGCGGCCGGCTTAACCGGGGTGGTCTTCGGACGGGGAAGTGCCAGTCGTTACCTCCCCAAGGTCCTGCGCTCGATGCAGGGCAGTCAATTTCACGTCCAACTGGTGGAGGCGGATCTCCACGATTGGATTCAAACGTTTACGACGCGGCACCTGCCCGTCTATGGGACCAATTTAGACCCCCAGGCGCAGGACTACCGCAACGTCGATCCACTGACGGCGGGCGCCATTGTGATGGGTAACGAGGGCAACGGAATGGCCCCGGATCTGCAGCGCTTGACGACCCGGAACCTTTACATTCCTATCAAGGGTCAAGCGGAGTCGCTGAACGTGGCAGTCGCGGCGGGCATTGTGATGTTTCGGTTGTTTGGGTGA
- a CDS encoding acylphosphatase, with protein MHTQRYLISGRVQGVGFRWTAKQLADRIGVTGTVQNLGTGQVAIVASGAAAALANFRRHLQHPQLSPWIKVVSFDVTDLPFRRFADFSIII; from the coding sequence GTGCACACACAACGTTATTTAATCTCGGGTCGGGTTCAGGGCGTCGGCTTTCGTTGGACCGCTAAACAGCTTGCCGACCGAATTGGGGTCACCGGCACCGTGCAGAATCTAGGGACCGGCCAAGTCGCCATCGTTGCTAGCGGTGCGGCGGCTGCGCTCGCTAATTTTCGCCGCCACCTGCAGCACCCCCAATTATCTCCCTGGATTAAAGTGGTGAGCTTCGATGTGACCGACCTGCCCTTCCGTCGATTTGCCGACTTTTCAATAATTATTTGA
- the yidC gene encoding membrane protein insertase YidC — protein sequence MKISKKVSVTAALASLALILSGCVQTKNGKPYGFVYDYLAVPGQHVMDWLAGIFGNSYGWAIIILTVIVRMVLLPLMVKQMRNATVQQEKISMVRPQLAALQKQQKAAKTPEEQTAASQAMMALYRNNGISMTGGIGCLPLLIQMPIFAALYAAIRYSPELSKAVFMNIPLGKASWILALLSFLSYLLQGYLSMLGMPEDQKKQMRYTLLMSPVMILFFTMSSPAGLGLYFFVGGLFACLQTLIINFYRPRIRREIKEKMKDQPAPVIPEPVKPAVKQEKAAAVHDKNRHRNRNAGKQQHHNH from the coding sequence ATGAAAATCTCCAAGAAAGTTTCGGTGACCGCCGCCTTGGCGAGCCTCGCCCTGATTCTGAGTGGCTGTGTGCAGACCAAAAACGGGAAACCCTACGGCTTCGTTTACGATTACTTAGCAGTTCCCGGGCAACACGTGATGGACTGGTTAGCTGGTATCTTTGGTAACAGCTACGGCTGGGCCATCATCATTTTGACCGTGATCGTCCGGATGGTCTTACTGCCACTGATGGTGAAGCAGATGCGTAACGCCACCGTGCAGCAAGAAAAGATCTCCATGGTGCGTCCCCAGTTGGCTGCCCTGCAGAAACAACAAAAGGCCGCCAAGACACCCGAGGAACAAACCGCGGCTAGTCAGGCCATGATGGCCCTTTACCGCAACAACGGCATCAGTATGACCGGTGGCATTGGGTGTCTCCCCCTGTTGATTCAAATGCCCATCTTCGCCGCGTTATACGCCGCTATCCGGTATTCTCCGGAGCTATCGAAGGCCGTCTTCATGAATATTCCCCTGGGGAAAGCCAGCTGGATCTTGGCGCTTCTATCCTTCCTGTCCTACCTCTTACAGGGTTACCTGTCCATGTTGGGCATGCCTGAAGATCAGAAGAAGCAGATGCGCTACACCCTCTTGATGTCACCCGTGATGATTCTCTTCTTCACCATGAGTTCACCGGCCGGGTTGGGACTATACTTCTTCGTGGGTGGGCTGTTCGCCTGCTTACAAACCCTGATCATCAACTTCTACCGGCCACGGATTCGTCGCGAAATTAAGGAAAAGATGAAGGACCAACCGGCCCCCGTTATTCCCGAACCCGTGAAACCGGCAGTTAAGCAAGAAAAAGCCGCTGCGGTCCACGATAAGAACCGACACCGTAACCGTAACGCCGGCAAGCAGCAACACCACAATCATTAA
- a CDS encoding multidrug effflux MFS transporter: protein MRNVQKKTPTLWLIIVLVGFPQISESIFTPVLPALSQALQVSASHIQWTMSSYFVAFAVGVLWWGQLADRIGRRPAMLGGVGLYLLGNLGLLFSPSFGWLLGFRLLQAFGASAGSVVTQTIMRESFSGVVGAKIFAQTSAAMALSPALGPLIGGAMQTLGGYSAVFGTLVVLASAVLGYSACCLPETRPSQVALTGRQWPIVHRLLSDPVVWGYGILIGGINGILFSYYAEAPFIFETHFRFSALAYGALGLSLAAASLGGALLVSWLLNRWTPEQLVMGGLLLSCGAALGLWLAAICDTAWGMVGGFFLVFLGLNIALPNALNRALIGYEDVIGSASGWFSLGYYLLVSALTYGMSLLHSTSIQRLPVYCLVLVGGMLGVYVGLVPRTRTHRLSAESTD, encoded by the coding sequence GTGAGAAACGTCCAAAAGAAAACCCCGACTTTGTGGTTAATCATTGTGTTGGTGGGGTTTCCGCAAATCAGTGAATCAATTTTTACGCCGGTCTTACCGGCACTAAGTCAAGCCCTGCAGGTGAGTGCGAGTCACATTCAGTGGACGATGAGCAGTTACTTTGTGGCGTTTGCCGTAGGAGTCCTGTGGTGGGGGCAACTGGCCGACCGCATTGGGCGCCGGCCCGCCATGTTAGGTGGCGTGGGACTCTACTTGCTGGGAAACCTGGGGTTGTTGTTTAGCCCCAGCTTTGGCTGGCTATTAGGTTTTCGCTTGCTGCAGGCCTTTGGCGCTAGCGCGGGATCCGTGGTGACGCAAACCATCATGCGCGAAAGTTTTTCGGGTGTGGTGGGCGCTAAAATTTTCGCGCAGACCAGTGCCGCCATGGCGTTGTCACCCGCACTGGGCCCGTTAATTGGCGGGGCCATGCAGACGCTTGGTGGCTATTCAGCCGTCTTCGGGACCCTAGTCGTTTTGGCCAGTGCGGTGTTGGGCTATAGTGCGTGTTGCTTGCCGGAAACCCGCCCTAGTCAAGTGGCCCTGACTGGGCGGCAATGGCCGATCGTGCACCGCTTGTTGAGTGATCCGGTGGTCTGGGGGTACGGTATTCTAATCGGCGGAATCAACGGGATCTTGTTCAGTTACTACGCCGAGGCACCGTTTATCTTTGAAACCCACTTCCGTTTCAGCGCATTGGCTTATGGTGCGCTGGGGCTCAGCCTGGCCGCGGCAAGCTTAGGGGGCGCACTGTTGGTGAGTTGGCTACTGAATCGGTGGACGCCGGAACAGCTCGTCATGGGTGGACTGCTCCTTAGCTGCGGTGCGGCATTAGGATTATGGCTCGCGGCGATCTGCGACACGGCCTGGGGCATGGTGGGCGGCTTCTTCCTGGTCTTCTTGGGGCTAAACATCGCGTTACCTAATGCCTTAAACCGGGCACTGATCGGGTACGAAGACGTCATAGGTAGTGCAAGCGGCTGGTTTAGCCTGGGGTATTACCTGTTGGTTAGCGCGCTGACCTACGGGATGAGCCTCCTGCACAGCACCTCAATTCAGCGCTTGCCGGTGTACTGCTTAGTCTTAGTCGGCGGGATGCTTGGCGTCTACGTCGGGTTAGTCCCGCGAACGCGGACTCATCGCTTAAGCGCGGAATCCACGGATTAA
- a CDS encoding HAMP domain-containing histidine kinase, with product MREPEAETDEAKPQTFRFSLKWKWSLSTAAAVLVIFGVITLLIFNSFMTVLMRQERNHVSDTLGVVVEKLNTQKQELTGETVNNLLRPRNFTVVNKQAKRPSNPYSNVVITSLARDSQTVTVYDRAGNLLFTSRNTPTSAFKRSTQQSIRTQQINGRSGLIGRSPIRAKQGNRILGYVQVVDSLQDYHETQATLLQVVVVLGLIAALAAAILSYILASFLLRPMDAIRDTIHAVRDDPQTDQRVPESKRNDELGDLTQLLNDMIDTTQRYIDQQQQFVEDVSHELRTPVAIIQGHMEMLDRWGKDDPEVLNESIKASLQETKRMKSLVQEMLDLQRAEQIEITFTNEVTDVTEVVTQVYDNFKMIHPDFVFILDDDVHQSVQAQIYRNHLEQILIILLDNAVKYSTTRKEVHVSYERDSRNVEIAVQDFGEGISQANRDRVFNRFYRVDKARSRTKGGNGLGLAIAKRLIEGYHGSIAIESAVGHGSVFRISLPILSAEAAQVLTRKKEQVQAENNEIPGIKSALLEDDSKDDPDQHSQA from the coding sequence GTGAGAGAGCCAGAAGCCGAAACCGATGAAGCGAAACCCCAAACCTTTCGTTTTTCATTAAAGTGGAAGTGGTCGTTGTCGACGGCCGCCGCGGTGTTGGTCATCTTTGGCGTGATCACGCTACTAATCTTTAATAGCTTTATGACGGTTTTGATGCGCCAAGAACGCAACCACGTCAGCGATACCTTAGGTGTAGTAGTGGAGAAATTAAACACGCAAAAGCAAGAGTTGACCGGGGAAACGGTGAATAACCTGTTACGTCCCCGGAACTTTACGGTGGTCAATAAGCAAGCTAAGCGGCCAAGTAATCCCTACAGTAACGTGGTGATTACCAGCTTGGCGCGCGATAGTCAAACCGTGACGGTCTATGATCGAGCGGGTAACTTATTGTTTACCAGCCGGAATACCCCGACGTCGGCGTTTAAACGCTCGACGCAACAGAGTATTCGCACCCAACAAATTAACGGGCGTTCCGGACTGATTGGGCGCTCGCCGATTCGCGCTAAGCAAGGGAACCGCATCTTAGGGTACGTGCAGGTCGTCGACAGCTTGCAGGATTACCACGAAACCCAGGCCACGTTATTACAGGTGGTCGTCGTTTTGGGCTTGATTGCCGCGTTAGCCGCTGCTATCTTGAGTTACATTCTCGCGTCGTTTTTACTGCGACCAATGGATGCGATTCGCGATACGATTCACGCGGTACGCGACGATCCCCAGACGGATCAACGGGTTCCCGAATCCAAGCGTAACGATGAGTTGGGGGATCTAACTCAGTTGTTAAACGACATGATTGATACTACCCAACGCTATATCGACCAACAGCAGCAGTTCGTCGAAGACGTGTCACACGAATTGCGAACGCCGGTGGCCATCATCCAGGGGCACATGGAGATGTTGGATCGGTGGGGGAAGGACGATCCCGAGGTGCTCAACGAATCGATTAAGGCGTCGTTACAGGAAACCAAGCGGATGAAGAGCTTGGTTCAAGAGATGCTGGATCTTCAACGGGCGGAACAAATCGAGATTACCTTTACCAACGAGGTGACCGACGTGACCGAAGTGGTGACGCAGGTTTACGACAATTTTAAGATGATTCATCCGGACTTTGTCTTCATTTTAGATGACGATGTGCACCAATCGGTTCAGGCTCAGATTTACCGGAACCACCTTGAACAAATTTTAATTATCTTATTGGATAATGCGGTTAAGTATTCCACGACCCGTAAGGAAGTGCACGTGTCCTATGAACGGGATTCGCGCAACGTGGAAATTGCCGTTCAGGACTTCGGGGAAGGTATTTCGCAGGCTAACCGGGACCGCGTCTTTAACCGGTTCTACCGAGTAGATAAGGCCCGGTCACGGACTAAGGGTGGCAACGGCTTAGGCTTAGCCATCGCCAAGCGGTTGATTGAAGGCTATCACGGTTCGATCGCCATCGAGAGTGCCGTGGGTCACGGCTCGGTCTTTCGGATTTCGTTACCCATTTTGTCGGCCGAAGCGGCTCAGGTATTAACCCGTAAGAAGGAACAGGTCCAGGCTGAAAACAACGAAATTCCGGGGATCAAGTCGGCCCTCTTGGAGGATGACTCTAAGGACGATCCTGATCAACACTCCCAAGCTTAA
- a CDS encoding response regulator transcription factor — protein sequence MSRILIIEDEKNLARFVELELKHEGYETNVQFNGRTGLEAALSQDFDVILLDLMLPELNGIEVARRVREVKSTPIIMMTARDSVIDRVSGLDHGADDYIVKPFAIEELLARVRALLRRIHLEGEQKNTKQTTVKFKDLTIEKESRIVRRGDDVINLTKREYELLLALMENVNVVLARDVLLTKVWGYESEVETNVVDVYVRYLRNKIDVPGQKSYIQTVRGTGYVMRS from the coding sequence ATGAGTCGAATTTTAATTATTGAAGATGAAAAGAATCTGGCCCGCTTTGTCGAGCTAGAACTCAAGCATGAAGGTTATGAAACTAACGTTCAATTTAATGGTCGCACAGGACTGGAAGCCGCGTTGTCGCAAGATTTTGACGTGATTTTGTTGGATCTGATGTTACCCGAGTTAAACGGGATCGAAGTGGCTCGGCGGGTACGCGAGGTCAAGAGTACGCCCATCATCATGATGACGGCTCGTGATTCCGTGATCGACCGGGTTTCCGGCTTGGATCATGGTGCGGACGACTACATTGTAAAGCCGTTTGCCATCGAAGAATTACTGGCGCGGGTGCGGGCGTTGCTGCGGCGGATTCACCTGGAAGGTGAGCAGAAGAACACCAAGCAGACGACGGTGAAGTTTAAGGACCTGACCATTGAGAAGGAAAGCCGGATTGTACGGCGCGGCGACGACGTCATCAACCTGACCAAGCGGGAATACGAACTTCTGTTGGCTTTGATGGAAAACGTCAACGTGGTTTTGGCCCGCGATGTGCTGTTAACCAAGGTTTGGGGTTATGAATCCGAAGTTGAAACCAACGTGGTGGACGTCTACGTCCGGTACCTGCGTAACAAAATTGATGTTCCTGGCCAGAAGAGTTACATCCAGACGGTTCGGGGGACAGGGTACGTGATGCGGTCGTGA
- the adhP gene encoding alcohol dehydrogenase AdhP yields MKAAVIRDSVDGYVDIKDVTLRPIKHGEALVKMEYCGLCHTDLHVAAGDFGKQPGRIIGHEGVGKVIQVADDVDNLKIGDRVSVAWFFKGCGHCEYCLTGRETLCRNVQNSGFTVDGAMAEECIVDANYAVKVPEGLDPIEATSLTCAGVTMYKALKVGETKPGQWVEVVGCGGLGNLAVQYAHNVFGAHVVAVDGNPDKLAAAKKDGAEVLINRHDGDVAEQIQKKVGGVNNAQITAVTPDAFTQSVNALRPDGKLVAVALPQGDMQLNIAKTVLDGISVRGSLVGTRQDLAETFQFGAEGLVHPIVKTRRLDEVNDIIDEMKANSIVGRMVVDFTK; encoded by the coding sequence ATGAAAGCTGCTGTTATTCGCGATTCTGTTGATGGTTACGTTGATATTAAGGATGTTACGCTCCGTCCAATTAAGCACGGTGAAGCCTTAGTTAAGATGGAATACTGTGGGTTATGTCACACCGACTTACACGTTGCTGCCGGTGACTTCGGTAAGCAACCTGGCCGGATTATCGGTCACGAAGGTGTCGGGAAAGTCATCCAAGTTGCCGACGATGTTGACAACTTAAAGATTGGTGACCGGGTTTCCGTTGCTTGGTTCTTCAAGGGCTGTGGCCACTGTGAATACTGCTTGACCGGCCGCGAAACGCTTTGCCGTAACGTTCAAAACTCTGGGTTCACCGTTGACGGTGCCATGGCTGAAGAATGTATCGTTGATGCCAACTACGCCGTTAAGGTGCCAGAAGGCCTGGACCCAATCGAAGCCACTTCCTTGACCTGTGCCGGGGTTACCATGTACAAGGCCTTGAAGGTCGGCGAAACTAAGCCTGGCCAATGGGTTGAAGTCGTTGGTTGTGGGGGCTTAGGGAACTTAGCCGTTCAATACGCTCACAACGTCTTTGGTGCCCACGTGGTTGCCGTTGATGGGAACCCTGACAAGTTAGCTGCTGCCAAGAAGGACGGTGCTGAAGTCCTGATCAACCGGCATGACGGTGACGTAGCCGAACAAATCCAAAAGAAGGTCGGCGGCGTAAACAACGCTCAAATTACGGCCGTTACGCCAGACGCCTTCACGCAAAGTGTTAACGCTTTGCGTCCAGATGGGAAGTTAGTTGCCGTGGCCTTACCACAAGGTGACATGCAATTGAACATCGCCAAGACGGTGCTGGACGGTATCTCCGTTCGAGGCTCCTTAGTGGGGACTCGTCAAGACTTAGCCGAAACTTTCCAATTCGGGGCTGAAGGTTTGGTTCACCCAATCGTTAAGACTCGTCGTTTGGACGAAGTTAACGACATCATCGACGAAATGAAGGCTAACTCCATCGTTGGCCGGATGGTTGTTGATTTCACGAAGTAA
- a CDS encoding IS30-like element ISLsa1 family transposase has protein sequence MGTSTLSRFQRGALAQLVNEGNKSYQVMADALGVAKATISYELDRVKPYDPELAQQDADRKRRNCGRRSMLTAALATLITNHLRLTWSPETIAAAYNLSTASIYNWLNRGWLPFKLTDLPNRNVRQHRVSENRGKFTSGTSIEQRPTTVNQRLAFGHWEVDTVLSSRSESRSCLVTFVERKTRLLWAIKAPNRTAKALNTAFGKFMGAFGPQVKSITVDHGKEFANYQALEQDYQIKVYFCHPYSPWERGSNEYFNRRLRWFFPKKTNFSQVTTDEILAALELINQRPLKIHHQQTAIERFRACSD, from the coding sequence TTGGGTACATCTACTTTATCACGTTTTCAACGTGGCGCACTAGCACAACTGGTCAATGAGGGGAATAAATCTTACCAAGTAATGGCTGACGCCTTAGGCGTCGCCAAAGCTACGATTAGCTATGAGTTGGACCGGGTTAAACCTTATGATCCAGAATTAGCTCAGCAAGATGCAGATCGCAAAAGGCGGAATTGCGGTCGTCGTTCGATGCTGACGGCAGCATTAGCGACTTTAATTACCAATCACTTACGATTAACCTGGTCACCAGAAACCATTGCGGCCGCTTATAACTTGAGCACTGCGTCAATTTATAATTGGCTTAATCGTGGCTGGCTCCCCTTCAAATTGACTGATCTACCCAATCGGAATGTCCGCCAGCACCGAGTGAGCGAAAATCGTGGGAAATTTACAAGTGGGACTTCCATCGAACAACGGCCAACAACTGTTAATCAACGGTTAGCTTTTGGTCATTGGGAAGTAGATACGGTGCTTTCTAGTCGAAGTGAGTCACGATCATGTCTGGTTACATTCGTAGAACGTAAGACCCGACTTCTATGGGCCATCAAAGCCCCTAATAGAACGGCTAAGGCTCTAAACACCGCCTTTGGCAAGTTTATGGGGGCCTTCGGTCCCCAAGTAAAATCCATTACTGTTGATCATGGTAAAGAGTTTGCCAATTATCAGGCCTTAGAACAGGATTATCAGATCAAAGTTTATTTTTGCCATCCATATTCACCATGGGAGCGAGGTTCCAATGAATATTTTAATAGACGGTTACGCTGGTTCTTCCCGAAAAAGACCAATTTTAGCCAAGTAACGACTGATGAGATCCTAGCAGCACTTGAACTAATTAATCAACGACCATTAAAAATACATCATCAACAGACTGCCATTGAAAGATTCCGGGCTTGTTCGGATTAA
- a CDS encoding MarR family transcriptional regulator, translating into MLDNIFQSLNQLLAMDSSEDDEKQRLISENPDATIRALAGKLSTRDVLIVATVHKNSPYPQKELPAAVNTSQPTASRAVERLIDLGLMVRTRLPNNKKQWQLVLTVLGQQIAEAKVKYDRDLKAQARVIASHYSAQELSRFNDFLTEILEIKTKTQ; encoded by the coding sequence ATGCTCGACAACATTTTCCAATCGCTTAATCAATTGCTAGCGATGGACAGTTCCGAAGACGACGAGAAACAAAGGTTAATTTCTGAAAACCCAGACGCTACCATTCGAGCGTTGGCTGGCAAGCTGTCAACAAGAGATGTTTTGATTGTAGCAACAGTGCATAAAAATTCTCCGTATCCGCAAAAAGAGTTGCCTGCAGCTGTCAATACTTCGCAGCCAACGGCAAGTAGGGCAGTTGAAAGGTTAATAGACCTTGGCTTAATGGTGCGTACCCGATTACCAAACAATAAGAAGCAGTGGCAGCTGGTACTGACGGTTTTGGGACAGCAGATTGCTGAAGCCAAGGTTAAGTATGATCGGGACTTGAAAGCACAGGCCAGGGTCATTGCCAGCCATTACTCCGCACAGGAATTGTCCCGGTTCAATGACTTTCTCACAGAGATTCTTGAAATAAAAACCAAGACTCAATAG
- a CDS encoding NAD(P)H-dependent oxidoreductase: MTSETRKPVIGVILGTNRTARLGGAVADWTMNALRRDEYNLKLIDLAAINLPFLDEPDIPAHGHYQNASTIAFAKSIAACDGFILVFPQYNWGYPAVLKNALDTLLAEWQDKPVGTLIYGNHSIQADIAIRLVLAGLGMHQLTTNVGLRLRSTTTTETVADDFQPFQPLVATMGQELALRLTPQSR, translated from the coding sequence ATGACTAGTGAAACACGCAAACCTGTAATTGGCGTAATTCTGGGTACTAATCGCACGGCCCGACTTGGAGGTGCGGTTGCGGATTGGACGATGAACGCCCTCCGCCGTGATGAGTATAATCTTAAACTGATTGACCTAGCCGCAATCAATTTACCCTTTCTTGATGAGCCGGATATCCCGGCACATGGTCATTATCAAAACGCAAGTACTATTGCTTTCGCAAAGTCTATTGCCGCTTGTGACGGTTTTATTCTTGTATTTCCGCAATATAACTGGGGCTATCCTGCAGTGCTTAAAAACGCGCTCGACACGCTTTTGGCTGAATGGCAAGATAAACCAGTAGGTACCCTTATCTACGGTAACCACTCAATTCAGGCGGATATTGCCATCCGTTTAGTTTTGGCCGGACTAGGAATGCATCAACTTACGACTAATGTTGGTCTCCGGCTTCGTTCAACCACAACCACTGAAACGGTCGCTGATGACTTTCAACCATTCCAACCCTTGGTCGCGACAATGGGTCAAGAACTAGCACTACGATTAACGCCCCAGTCTCGTTAA
- the rpmF gene encoding 50S ribosomal protein L32 produces the protein MAVPARKTSKTKKRMRRGHIKLNVPGLTPCPNCGELRKSHMVCPSCGFYDGRQVVAKASANN, from the coding sequence TTGGCTGTACCAGCACGGAAAACGTCTAAGACGAAAAAGCGTATGCGTCGGGGTCACATTAAGTTGAATGTTCCTGGTTTGACACCTTGCCCAAACTGTGGTGAACTTCGTAAGTCACACATGGTTTGCCCTAGCTGTGGCTTCTACGATGGCCGTCAGGTCGTTGCAAAGGCATCTGCAAACAACTAA
- a CDS encoding YceD family protein has translation MKWSLTELRKTHRSEPLAFEETLDLKADLMARYGDEVLDLTPVKVKGLVSVVSEGDVVVVAQIKATLTVPSSRSLAPVTLPVDFQMTEYYVSDAAATQRFEKTDVVMVVPDDVIDFDKAVGDNLILQIPMHILSDAEKQGAAMPEGNDWQVVSEADLAKVEAENQTVDPRLAKLKDFFPDQDDK, from the coding sequence ATGAAATGGTCGTTGACCGAATTACGTAAGACTCACCGAAGCGAACCGTTAGCCTTCGAGGAGACCTTGGATTTAAAGGCGGACTTGATGGCCCGGTACGGTGATGAGGTCTTAGACCTCACCCCCGTTAAAGTTAAGGGTCTCGTGTCCGTGGTGAGCGAAGGGGACGTTGTGGTGGTGGCTCAGATTAAGGCCACCCTCACCGTTCCGTCAAGCCGGTCGTTAGCACCGGTGACTTTACCAGTCGATTTTCAGATGACTGAGTACTACGTATCGGACGCTGCCGCCACGCAACGGTTTGAAAAGACCGACGTGGTGATGGTGGTTCCCGACGACGTTATCGATTTCGATAAGGCCGTGGGCGATAACCTCATCCTGCAGATTCCGATGCACATTCTGTCCGATGCCGAAAAGCAGGGGGCCGCAATGCCGGAAGGTAATGACTGGCAGGTTGTCAGTGAAGCGGACCTTGCGAAGGTTGAGGCGGAAAATCAAACTGTTGATCCACGTCTTGCAAAGCTCAAAGACTTCTTCCCTGATCAGGATGATAAGTAG
- a CDS encoding nucleotidyltransferase, translated as MTLQAAGIIAEYNPFHHGHADQLRRVRETTGADVLVVALSGNWVQRGEPALLDKWQRARLALAGGADLVIELPTASALQPAHLFAAGGVQLLSALGCRWLAFGTEHPDLDYDRLMAHLPTDPATFKRFDQTYATLFQGYLRDHTGITLSAANDILGFFYALANRRQGDPLTLVPLSRRGSQHNDATIKAGTAFASATAIRTAALAGDWATVAPVVPPTTLTALQTAQLTSWDDFWPLLRYQLVSSDVADLGQLYQLTEGVEYRLKKAALTATSFATFMHAVKTKRYTYTRLQRQAASVLLQTKPTEMLTGPQYLRVLGYRPVGQNYLHQIKKHVTLPLVSRADRDWQRGVGALDTRAGALRTLVTGIGQDDGRIPVKFPVSE; from the coding sequence ATGACGTTACAGGCGGCCGGCATCATTGCCGAATACAATCCGTTTCATCACGGGCACGCCGATCAACTCCGCCGGGTCCGCGAAACGACCGGGGCCGACGTCTTGGTCGTAGCGCTGAGTGGTAATTGGGTTCAACGGGGCGAACCGGCCCTGCTGGACAAGTGGCAACGCGCCCGGTTGGCCTTGGCGGGGGGCGCCGATTTGGTGATTGAGCTCCCCACGGCCAGCGCCTTACAGCCGGCCCATTTGTTTGCGGCGGGCGGCGTTCAGCTGTTAAGCGCGCTGGGGTGCCGTTGGCTGGCTTTTGGGACCGAACACCCGGACCTGGATTACGACCGCCTGATGGCGCATTTACCCACGGATCCGGCGACGTTTAAACGCTTTGACCAGACCTACGCGACGTTGTTTCAGGGTTACCTGCGCGACCATACGGGGATTACCTTAAGTGCCGCTAACGACATTCTGGGGTTCTTCTACGCGTTAGCGAACCGCCGGCAGGGCGACCCGTTAACGTTGGTGCCGTTGAGTCGGCGGGGCAGTCAGCATAACGACGCCACCATCAAAGCGGGAACGGCGTTTGCTAGTGCCACGGCGATCCGCACGGCGGCCTTAGCGGGCGATTGGGCGACCGTGGCCCCAGTGGTGCCACCGACGACCCTCACGGCCCTGCAAACGGCGCAGTTGACCAGCTGGGACGATTTCTGGCCGTTGCTGCGGTACCAATTGGTCAGTAGCGACGTGGCGGACCTCGGGCAGCTGTACCAACTCACGGAGGGCGTCGAATACCGTCTGAAGAAAGCGGCGCTCACGGCGACCAGTTTTGCGACGTTTATGCACGCCGTGAAGACTAAGCGCTACACCTACACGCGCTTGCAGCGCCAGGCGGCGTCGGTGCTCTTGCAGACCAAGCCGACCGAGATGTTGACCGGACCGCAGTATCTGCGGGTGCTGGGCTATCGTCCGGTGGGCCAAAACTATTTACATCAAATTAAAAAACACGTGACTTTACCGTTAGTCAGTCGAGCGGACCGGGATTGGCAGCGAGGCGTGGGGGCCCTGGACACCCGGGCCGGCGCGCTGCGGACGCTGGTCACCGGGATCGGCCAAGACGATGGGCGAATTCCGGTGAAGTTTCCGGTTTCTGAATGA